A single genomic interval of Microbacterium sp. LWO14-1.2 harbors:
- a CDS encoding WYL domain-containing protein has translation MADPTARLLAMLSLLQTGPERSGSELAERLGVSTRTVRHDVERLRDLGYPVDATRGSTGGYRLGAGGKLPPLLLDDEEAVAVTVGLRAAAGIAGVSESGARALAKLEQVLPSHLRPTVDALRSSVDRAPENNDTDAPDPEVDAAALQAIATAIRGEEWVRFDYEGSPTLVEPYRLLTWHRRWYLVGRDPQAGSWATYRVDWMELRMPTRRRFTPQPLPGGDYTAFAMRTIAVSGWVVHARLRIDAPAEAVLDRIHAAVGVVEPVDESHCILVTGADSLDTVAAYIGMLMMDFTVESPPELVPRLQVLSERYARAVAGSPATAAHRAEVRRP, from the coding sequence ATGGCCGATCCGACCGCACGTCTGCTGGCCATGCTGTCGCTGCTCCAGACCGGACCGGAGCGCTCCGGCTCCGAGTTGGCAGAGCGGCTGGGCGTCTCGACCCGCACCGTACGGCACGACGTCGAGCGGCTGCGCGACCTCGGCTATCCCGTCGACGCCACCCGGGGGTCGACCGGCGGCTACCGCCTCGGCGCGGGCGGGAAGCTGCCGCCGCTCCTCCTCGACGATGAGGAGGCGGTCGCCGTGACCGTCGGCCTCCGGGCCGCGGCCGGCATCGCCGGCGTGAGCGAGTCCGGCGCGCGGGCACTCGCGAAGCTCGAACAGGTCCTCCCCTCGCACCTGCGGCCGACCGTCGACGCCCTCCGGTCGAGCGTCGACCGCGCACCGGAGAACAACGACACCGACGCTCCCGACCCTGAGGTGGATGCCGCCGCACTGCAGGCGATCGCCACCGCCATCCGGGGCGAGGAGTGGGTGCGGTTCGACTACGAGGGCTCGCCGACGCTCGTCGAGCCCTACCGACTGCTGACGTGGCACCGGCGCTGGTATCTCGTCGGCCGCGACCCGCAGGCCGGCAGCTGGGCGACCTACCGCGTCGACTGGATGGAACTGCGGATGCCGACACGGCGCCGCTTCACACCGCAGCCGCTGCCCGGCGGCGACTACACCGCTTTCGCGATGCGGACGATCGCCGTGAGCGGATGGGTCGTGCACGCCCGGTTGCGGATCGACGCACCGGCGGAAGCGGTGCTCGACCGCATCCATGCCGCCGTCGGCGTCGTCGAGCCGGTCGACGAGAGCCACTGCATCCTCGTCACCGGTGCGGACAGCCTCGACACGGTCGCGGCGTACATCGGGATGCTGATGATGGACTTCACCGTCGAGTCACCGCCCGAGCTGGTCCCCCGCCTGCAGGTGCTGTCGGAGCGCTATGCGCGGGCCGTCGCCGGGAGCCCCGCGACGGCCGCGCATCGCGCCGAGGTCAGGCGCCCTTGA